The proteins below are encoded in one region of Chitinophagales bacterium:
- a CDS encoding response regulator has translation MNDSSTLKVLLIEDNPGDAFLMKFYLGESTMPTFETLHAETIKQAYELLEQHTFDIILQDLNLPDSHGVDSIKNLLQKYPGNLVLVLTGLTDEEVGLETVRYGAQDFLVKGKFDGKVLISSVMFAYERFKLNSKLSKFQVEVDLRKTRFDNLQRCLQIGVTEIHKTEGKVFISSNAKRILSLDVSGNFFSHEEFSQLFVNFPSLDSPVGKTAIQSAGGVNAEVEFQDFDDIVMGIIRISQ, from the coding sequence CTGATTGAGGATAATCCGGGTGACGCTTTCTTAATGAAATTTTATTTGGGCGAATCTACAATGCCCACTTTCGAAACGCTGCATGCCGAAACTATTAAGCAAGCATACGAACTTTTAGAGCAGCATACTTTCGATATTATTCTGCAAGACTTAAACCTGCCCGATAGCCACGGAGTAGATTCCATAAAAAACTTACTACAAAAATATCCTGGAAATTTGGTGCTGGTACTTACGGGATTAACCGATGAAGAAGTAGGCTTAGAAACTGTGCGCTATGGTGCACAAGACTTTTTAGTAAAAGGAAAGTTCGATGGTAAAGTACTTATATCTTCGGTAATGTTTGCTTATGAGCGTTTTAAGTTAAACAGTAAACTCAGCAAGTTTCAGGTAGAAGTAGATTTGCGCAAAACTCGTTTCGATAATTTACAACGCTGCTTGCAAATTGGTGTAACAGAAATTCATAAAACAGAAGGTAAAGTATTTATTTCATCAAATGCCAAGCGAATACTGTCATTAGATGTGTCTGGCAATTTCTTTTCACACGAAGAGTTTAGCCAGTTGTTTGTAAATTTTCCGAGTTTAGATAGCCCTGTTGGCAAAACTGCAATACAGTCTGCCGGAGGTGTAAATGCCGAAGTGGAGTTTCAAGATTTTGACGATATTGTAATGGGCATTATTAGAATTTCGCAATAG
- a CDS encoding AMP-binding protein: protein MFTIRFSTNTPAQIIEEAKAKLAQDNLSNWERDIWTFTEAFLNPGNQSFTVFTSGSTGKPKLIKHSRFQLEQSARATISFFSLEKAQQVLLAIPAAKIGGRMMIVRSILAQLDMSCVPLSSKPLNGVTINNTFDFAPFTPMQLSNCLSDAATKKKVEKIRTILLGGGEVSNVLLQQVQRLPIALFHSYGMTETASHIALRALNGADASSCYKTLPGITVSANEHQCLQISAPHFFKGKLTTNDVAVIHSDTSFEWIGRSDNVINSGGIKIQPETVEKQLFSLLPYRFFIAGVSDAVLGKRVVLVIESSKCSSKEVKQLASIFNTHLTKFEQPKSIVLVHKFRETETGKIQRAETLLHAIQQIDVK, encoded by the coding sequence ATGTTTACCATTCGCTTTTCTACCAACACGCCTGCACAAATTATTGAAGAAGCAAAGGCAAAGTTAGCACAAGATAACTTAAGTAATTGGGAGCGCGATATTTGGACATTTACCGAGGCGTTTTTAAATCCAGGCAATCAATCCTTTACCGTATTTACTTCCGGTTCCACAGGAAAACCTAAGCTAATTAAGCATTCGCGCTTTCAATTAGAGCAAAGCGCTCGTGCTACCATATCCTTTTTTAGTTTAGAGAAAGCACAGCAAGTATTGCTTGCTATTCCTGCTGCTAAAATTGGCGGTAGAATGATGATTGTTCGCAGCATACTTGCCCAGTTAGATATGAGTTGCGTGCCGCTTTCATCAAAGCCGCTCAATGGCGTTACCATAAACAATACTTTCGATTTTGCTCCATTCACGCCCATGCAGCTCTCTAATTGCCTAAGTGATGCAGCTACTAAAAAAAAGGTAGAGAAAATTAGAACCATTTTATTAGGCGGGGGAGAAGTATCCAATGTGTTGTTACAGCAAGTGCAAAGACTGCCCATAGCATTGTTTCATTCGTATGGAATGACGGAAACGGCAAGCCATATTGCCCTGCGCGCTTTAAACGGAGCCGATGCTTCTTCGTGCTATAAAACATTGCCGGGCATAACTGTTTCGGCAAACGAGCACCAGTGCTTACAAATTTCTGCGCCACATTTTTTTAAAGGAAAACTTACTACAAATGATGTGGCTGTAATACATTCCGATACTTCGTTTGAATGGATTGGAAGAAGCGATAATGTAATTAACTCCGGGGGCATTAAAATACAGCCCGAAACTGTGGAGAAGCAACTTTTTTCACTATTGCCATACCGCTTTTTTATTGCAGGTGTAAGCGATGCCGTGTTGGGAAAAAGGGTGGTGTTGGTAATAGAAAGTTCGAAATGTAGCTCTAAAGAAGTAAAGCAACTCGCCAGCATTTTCAATACACATTTAACCAAGTTTGAACAACCCAAAAGTATTGTGTTGGTTCATAAGTTTAGAGAAACAGAAACGGGCAAAATTCAGCGTGCTGAAACATTGTTGCATGCCATTCAACAAATAGATGTAAAGTAG
- a CDS encoding ribulose-phosphate 3-epimerase yields the protein MKNTIVSPSILSADFSKLGEDIQLLNESTAEWIHIDVMDGVFVPNISFGFPVLKAVRQQTKKFCDVHLMIVQPERYVEQFRNAGADLITVHYEGNYHLDSVIHKIKATGAQAGVALNPATPVAVLKEVIHLLDLVLIMSVNPGFGGQKFIPYTFNKVAEASALIKAQNSVAKIEVDGGVTLENAPQLIAAGAQVLVAGNTVFSAANPKETIEKLRNC from the coding sequence ATGAAAAATACCATTGTTTCGCCCTCGATTTTAAGTGCCGATTTTTCTAAGTTGGGAGAAGATATTCAATTGCTGAACGAAAGTACTGCCGAATGGATTCATATTGATGTAATGGATGGTGTTTTTGTTCCTAATATCTCGTTTGGATTTCCTGTGTTGAAGGCGGTGCGCCAGCAAACAAAAAAGTTTTGCGATGTGCATTTAATGATTGTGCAGCCCGAAAGATATGTAGAACAATTTCGTAATGCCGGAGCCGATTTAATTACGGTGCATTACGAAGGGAATTATCATTTAGATTCTGTTATACATAAAATAAAAGCCACGGGAGCACAAGCAGGCGTAGCGCTTAATCCGGCTACACCTGTTGCCGTGTTGAAAGAGGTGATACACTTGCTCGATTTGGTATTGATTATGAGTGTGAATCCGGGTTTTGGCGGGCAAAAATTTATTCCATATACCTTTAATAAAGTGGCAGAGGCCAGCGCACTTATTAAGGCGCAAAACAGTGTTGCAAAAATTGAAGTAGATGGAGGTGTAACCTTAGAAAATGCCCCACAGTTAATTGCAGCAGGAGCTCAGGTTTTAGTTGCAGGAAATACGGTGTTTAGTGCTGCCAATCCAAAAGAAACTATCGAAAAGCTACGCAACTGCTAA
- a CDS encoding acyl carrier protein, translating to MEELITTLKAQIVEQLNLQHLKPEDIGADQPLFGEGLGLDSIDALELIVLMQQKYGIKLADPSEGPKIFQTVRTMATYISTHKTT from the coding sequence ATGGAAGAACTCATTACTACTCTAAAGGCTCAAATTGTGGAGCAGCTTAATTTACAGCATTTAAAACCCGAAGATATTGGTGCCGACCAACCATTGTTTGGCGAAGGTTTAGGATTAGATTCTATTGATGCACTGGAACTAATTGTACTCATGCAGCAGAAGTATGGAATTAAATTGGCCGATCCATCCGAAGGGCCGAAAATATTCCAAACGGTGCGCACCATGGCAACCTATATTTCTACCCACAAAACTACTTAG
- a CDS encoding beta-ketoacyl synthase chain length factor, translating into MQLVEMYINGVGCISPQPTFDNSSFLEEVKEYTTNRIYCVEGNHSEFFDVTSLRRMSRIVKFGTAAGLIALRDAGIKTPEAISTGTGYGLLELSQRFLRDFISSSEGVVSPTSFIQSTHNTVSSNIALLTGCHEHNNTFSQKGISVESTWYDAQFLLNEGKKNVLVGSYEEIGEFNYSSLMQNKELLPEPCSNMAILNGQHQGTIVGEGAAFFLVSKEKSNNTYCRLLAHQTVYREPNIEQALLQFLEQSNIAVADIDIVLSGLNGDAQNDAPLHAINQKCFGNATLLGFKHLCGEYMTASSFAMYIIAQILQKQFIPKPLLLRNANRPIGKVLLHNNFKHYHSFFLFEKC; encoded by the coding sequence ATGCAGTTAGTAGAAATGTACATAAATGGTGTTGGCTGCATTTCGCCACAACCCACTTTCGATAATAGTTCGTTTTTGGAAGAAGTAAAGGAATATACTACCAATAGAATTTATTGTGTAGAAGGCAATCACTCGGAATTTTTTGATGTTACTTCTTTGCGGAGAATGAGCCGTATTGTAAAGTTTGGCACCGCAGCGGGGCTCATTGCTTTGCGCGATGCCGGAATTAAAACTCCGGAGGCAATTTCTACGGGAACAGGATATGGGCTTTTAGAGCTATCGCAGCGGTTTTTGCGCGATTTTATTTCAAGCAGTGAAGGTGTGGTTAGCCCTACTTCATTTATTCAATCTACGCATAATACCGTAAGTTCCAACATTGCTTTGCTTACGGGTTGCCATGAACACAATAATACATTTTCGCAAAAAGGCATAAGCGTAGAAAGCACATGGTACGATGCTCAGTTTTTATTAAACGAAGGCAAAAAAAATGTGTTGGTAGGCAGTTACGAAGAAATAGGAGAATTTAATTACTCCTCGCTCATGCAGAATAAAGAATTACTGCCGGAACCATGTAGCAATATGGCTATTTTGAATGGGCAACATCAAGGCACCATTGTGGGCGAAGGCGCTGCATTCTTTTTGGTATCGAAAGAAAAAAGCAATAACACCTATTGCCGTTTGCTTGCGCACCAAACAGTATATAGAGAGCCAAATATAGAGCAGGCGTTACTGCAGTTTTTAGAGCAATCGAATATTGCAGTGGCCGATATTGATATTGTACTGAGCGGCCTAAATGGCGATGCACAAAACGATGCTCCGTTGCATGCCATAAACCAAAAGTGTTTTGGCAATGCTACCTTGCTTGGGTTTAAGCATTTATGCGGAGAGTACATGACGGCTTCTTCGTTTGCCATGTATATAATTGCACAAATTTTACAGAAGCAATTTATTCCCAAACCATTGTTGTTGCGCAACGCAAATCGCCCGATAGGTAAGGTGTTGTTGCACAATAATTTTAAACATTATCATTCATTTTTCTTATTCGAGAAATGCTAA
- a CDS encoding beta-ketoacyl-[acyl-carrier-protein] synthase family protein, producing the protein MGVFIAGKGIITSIGANTQENFASLIAAKSGIGNMEILQSNFAGVIPVAEVKLTNSQLAAIAGIDAHSPRTALLSTIAAKEAVLNSGIDLKKWRVGFLSANTVGGMDKTEQRYQEYLTDKSGAELTGVVQHDCGTITELAADALGIRHFVTTISTACSSSANSIMYAQRLIQAGIIDVAVAGGADSLSRFTLNGFNALMILDRKLCTPFDEHRNGLNLGEGAAYLVLASEKVMNDAKREKKYVLSGYANANDAFHQTASSPEGKGNFLAMTKALEVGKLLPEEISYINLHGTGTNNNDVSEGTAIQRIFKKVPPASSTKSFTGHTLGASGSVEAVYSLLAMEHGVVYPNLRFATPMKELNFTPVTTLLENADIKHVMSNSFGFGGNCSSLIFSKCS; encoded by the coding sequence ATGGGAGTGTTTATTGCCGGAAAGGGCATTATTACTTCTATTGGAGCTAATACGCAAGAAAATTTTGCGTCTCTTATTGCTGCTAAAAGCGGCATAGGAAACATGGAGATATTGCAATCGAATTTTGCAGGTGTTATTCCTGTTGCAGAGGTGAAATTAACCAATAGCCAACTGGCTGCCATTGCCGGAATTGATGCTCACAGCCCACGCACGGCTTTGTTGAGCACTATTGCAGCCAAAGAAGCGGTACTTAATTCTGGTATTGATTTAAAGAAGTGGCGTGTTGGTTTTTTATCGGCAAATACAGTAGGCGGCATGGATAAAACCGAGCAGCGGTACCAAGAATATCTTACCGATAAATCAGGCGCAGAACTTACAGGTGTGGTGCAGCACGATTGCGGAACCATTACCGAACTTGCTGCAGATGCATTGGGTATTCGCCATTTTGTAACTACCATTAGTACTGCGTGCTCTTCTTCTGCCAATAGTATTATGTACGCTCAAAGGCTTATACAAGCAGGCATAATTGATGTGGCTGTTGCAGGTGGTGCCGATTCGCTTTCGCGCTTTACCTTAAATGGATTTAATGCCCTAATGATTTTAGACCGCAAACTATGTACTCCTTTCGATGAACATAGAAATGGCTTGAACTTAGGCGAAGGCGCAGCTTATTTGGTGCTGGCTTCGGAAAAGGTAATGAATGATGCAAAGCGGGAAAAAAAGTATGTGCTTAGCGGCTATGCCAATGCCAATGATGCGTTTCACCAAACAGCATCTTCGCCTGAGGGCAAAGGAAATTTTCTTGCTATGACCAAAGCACTCGAAGTAGGAAAATTATTGCCTGAAGAAATTTCATACATCAATTTACATGGCACGGGAACTAACAACAACGATGTAAGTGAAGGCACTGCCATACAAAGAATTTTTAAAAAAGTACCTCCGGCAAGTTCTACCAAAAGTTTTACGGGGCATACCTTAGGCGCAAGTGGCAGCGTAGAAGCTGTGTATAGTTTGTTGGCAATGGAACATGGTGTTGTTTATCCAAATTTGCGATTTGCTACACCTATGAAGGAGCTGAACTTTACACCAGTTACTACACTTTTAGAAAATGCCGATATAAAACATGTTATGAGTAATTCATTTGGTTTTGGTGGCAACTGTTCATCACTTATTTTTTCAAAATGCAGTTAG
- a CDS encoding peroxiredoxin, with protein MAVLVGKKAPLFKATAVVNGGEIVENFSLEQYIGKKYVVLFFYPKDFTFVCPTELHAFQAQLAEFEKRETVVVAVSTDTEQSHWGWLQLPKNKGGIQGVTYPLVADTNKTISANYDVLNGAYFYDDNDQMQATSELIAYRGLFLIDKQGVVRHQLVNDLPLGRNIDEAVRMVDSLSFFETHGEVCPANWSQGKAGLTATHEGVAGYLAEN; from the coding sequence ATGGCTGTATTAGTAGGAAAAAAAGCCCCTTTGTTTAAGGCAACTGCCGTTGTAAACGGTGGAGAAATCGTAGAGAATTTCTCTTTAGAACAATATATTGGCAAAAAATATGTAGTACTGTTTTTCTATCCGAAAGACTTCACATTTGTGTGCCCAACAGAGTTACACGCCTTCCAGGCTCAATTAGCAGAGTTCGAAAAACGCGAAACTGTAGTGGTAGCCGTATCTACCGATACAGAACAAAGCCACTGGGGCTGGCTGCAATTGCCTAAGAATAAAGGTGGAATTCAAGGTGTTACATACCCATTGGTTGCCGATACCAACAAAACCATTTCTGCCAACTACGATGTGCTGAATGGCGCTTATTTTTACGATGATAACGATCAAATGCAAGCAACTTCTGAGTTAATTGCTTACCGCGGTTTATTCTTAATTGATAAGCAAGGTGTAGTTCGCCACCAATTGGTAAACGATTTACCATTGGGCAGAAATATAGATGAAGCCGTGCGCATGGTAGATTCACTTAGCTTCTTTGAAACACATGGCGAAGTTTGCCCTGCAAACTGGAGCCAAGGAAAGGCAGGTTTAACCGCCACTCACGAAGGTGTAGCAGGATACTTAGCCGAAAACTAA
- a CDS encoding SCO family protein, translating into MNYSKIKSIFSMKYYGMFLLLAMVATWLNSCQNAQPEQVSIKRIVNGEIVEDTAAYSIPEFRFANQFGDTLTNKDVEGKYLVVDFFFINCPSICPKMKAQMLRVYDKFKDRNDFLILSHSIDPKRDTVAALLHYTQKLGVGKNWFFLTGIKEQLFAAADKYLIAAEEDPQSPGGFAHSGNFVLADKTGRLRGYYDGTNPQSVDKLIADLEKLLQEK; encoded by the coding sequence ATGAATTACAGTAAAATAAAAAGCATTTTTAGTATGAAGTATTACGGCATGTTTTTGTTATTAGCAATGGTAGCCACATGGCTGAATTCCTGCCAAAACGCACAGCCCGAGCAGGTTTCTATTAAGCGAATTGTAAATGGCGAAATTGTAGAAGATACAGCTGCTTACAGTATTCCTGAGTTTAGATTTGCAAACCAATTTGGCGATACGCTAACCAATAAAGATGTAGAAGGAAAATACCTGGTGGTAGATTTCTTTTTTATCAATTGCCCAAGTATTTGCCCCAAAATGAAAGCCCAAATGCTGCGGGTTTACGATAAGTTTAAAGACAGAAACGATTTCTTGATTCTTTCGCATTCCATAGACCCCAAGCGCGACACTGTGGCTGCATTACTGCATTACACGCAAAAACTAGGTGTTGGCAAAAATTGGTTTTTTCTTACAGGCATTAAAGAGCAGCTATTTGCCGCAGCCGATAAGTATTTAATAGCAGCCGAAGAAGACCCGCAAAGCCCCGGTGGTTTTGCACATAGCGGCAATTTTGTATTGGCAGATAAAACAGGCAGATTGCGCGGTTACTATGATGGCACCAATCCTCAATCGGTAGATAAACTCATTGCCGACCTGGAAAAACTATTGCAAGAAAAGTAA
- a CDS encoding polysaccharide deacetylase family protein, translating into MLKHRIIQPVTYMVFVLLVVLCFMKLLPWWVLFLPVVFYLACVVVGSYFIQLNYFVLAFNKGSGAKKQIALTFDDGPLELHTENVLQLLQAKEVKATFFLIGKQIARHEVLVRRIYAEGHLVGNHSYVHSNSFPVLGLGKMKTDLKHCTQEINRILGVEAKYFRPPFGVTNPTVAKAATELGYKVIGWSVRSYDTTISSEKILMKRLQKAKEGDIVLLHDWGAATLKVLPEFIDAYRAKGFEFVRVDELEP; encoded by the coding sequence ATGCTAAAGCATCGCATTATACAACCAGTTACCTATATGGTTTTTGTATTGCTGGTAGTATTGTGTTTCATGAAGTTGTTGCCGTGGTGGGTATTGTTTTTACCCGTAGTTTTTTATTTGGCATGTGTAGTTGTTGGCAGTTATTTTATTCAGCTGAATTATTTTGTGTTGGCATTTAATAAAGGCAGTGGTGCAAAAAAGCAGATTGCACTCACATTCGATGATGGACCGCTTGAATTACATACAGAAAATGTACTGCAATTATTGCAAGCAAAAGAGGTGAAAGCTACTTTCTTTTTAATAGGAAAGCAGATAGCAAGGCACGAAGTACTGGTACGCAGAATTTATGCAGAAGGGCATTTGGTGGGCAATCATAGTTATGTTCATTCCAATAGTTTTCCAGTTTTGGGTTTAGGAAAAATGAAAACCGATTTAAAACATTGTACACAAGAAATAAATCGGATTTTGGGAGTGGAAGCTAAATACTTTCGGCCACCTTTTGGTGTTACCAATCCCACGGTTGCAAAGGCTGCCACAGAACTTGGATATAAGGTAATTGGCTGGAGTGTACGCTCTTACGATACCACCATTTCCAGCGAAAAAATATTGATGAAGCGTTTGCAGAAGGCAAAAGAAGGCGATATTGTTTTATTACACGATTGGGGCGCTGCCACACTAAAAGTATTGCCTGAATTTATTGATGCTTACCGCGCAAAGGGATTTGAGTTTGTACGTGTAGATGAATTAGAACCTTAG